A single Defluviitalea saccharophila DNA region contains:
- a CDS encoding DUF1573 domain-containing protein: MSDLRDTITDEFQYTVENLLVRNKSILDQLTKYQDSCARVNRTIVKAVTHCGCIQINSQKQKYPEDDSDLSLEDLKLLMDDHLDGKLCDNCRDFIEKEMGRNLFYLASLCNTLDLNIYDILIKELDRIQMLGKFTLR, translated from the coding sequence ATGTCTGATCTTCGTGATACCATAACAGATGAATTCCAATATACAGTAGAAAATCTTTTAGTAAGAAATAAAAGTATACTTGATCAGCTTACAAAATACCAAGATTCCTGTGCTCGTGTCAATCGAACCATTGTTAAAGCAGTTACCCATTGTGGCTGTATTCAAATTAATAGTCAGAAACAAAAATATCCGGAAGATGATTCTGATTTATCCTTAGAAGATTTAAAGCTTTTAATGGATGATCATTTAGATGGGAAGTTGTGTGATAACTGCCGTGATTTTATAGAAAAAGAGATGGGAAGGAATTTATTTTATTTGGCATCCCTATGCAATACCCTTGATTTGAATATATACGATATTCTGATTAAAGAACTGGATCGTATACAGATGTTAGGTAAATTTACTCTAAGATAA